The stretch of DNA ATCCAGATTTTATTGTCTTCCTCAATAATTTCTGCCGGCAGAACCGCACCACATTCCGGGCAGAGACTTTTGGTATTTTTGATCACCATGGTAACTCACTTATTTTTTCTTGATCCTTATTTAATTCATTTATGAGAACTGATAATGCATTAAAGTTATTTTTTCAACTGTTTTGATACATTATATATTTTATTAATACTTTAATTATTAGACATATTGTTGCCTGACAATTTAGATTTATGGAGTGTAATTTATCCGTTTCTTCTTGCATTCTGGATAATGATACCTGCATATGTACCCAACTCAGCTGCTGCGGTCTTCGGAGGAGGAAGATCTATCGACGGCGGAAGGAACTGGAGCGACGGGAGACGCATATTCGGGGAGGGGAAGACATGGAGAGGCTTTATAGGTGGTGTTTTGTCGGGAATTATATTTGGTATACTGCTGATAGTTATCGAAAATACCTTCGGCTGGTCAATTCAGACTCTTCTTTCCGTTATTCTCCTCTCGCTCGGCGCACTTCTCGGAGATCTTGTCAAAAGTTTCTTTAAAAGAAGGCTGGACAAAAAACGCGGTGAGGAATGGCTTATCGCCGACCAGTATGATCTTGTGGCAGGCTCCATGCTCCTTGTGTTCGTCTTCGACTACGGCTGGGCCGTTCAGCATATTACAATTGCAGTTTTAATATGTATTCTGATAATAACTCCGCTCCTTCACAGGGGTGTAAACATAATCGGTTATATGATTGGAGTAAAGGATGTTCCATGGTAAACAGGATTGCGGATATTCTCATTAAATACGGTGCGATAGAGTTTGGTGATTTCACCCTGGCATCCGGTGCCAAAAGCAGTTACTATATCGATATGAAGACTGCATCTACAAATCCGGAACTTCTTGCAATTATCGGCAGGGAGATTGCGGAGAATTATGAGTTCGATGTGGTCGCCGGAGTAGCGGTGGGCGCTGTCCCGATCGCAGTTGCAGTATCGCTTGCGTCAGGCAAACCATACTGCATCATCAGGAAGGAGGAGAAGGATCATGGAAAATCCGGTAAACTTATCGGTGATGTCATAAATAAAAAGGTACTTCTCGTCGAAGACGTGACGACTTCAGGAGGGAGTGTCCTCTTCGGAGTCGATGCCCTCCGGGAGAATGATGCGGATATCAGTGAGGTTGTAACTGTGGTTGATCGTGAGCAGGGTGCGTTCGAGCGGCTTAAGTCCGCCGGCGTCATTTTGTCGGCACTTGTAAGGGCATCCGAAATTGTTGATATAGAATCTTAGGTTTTTTGTTTTTGCGGTGATACAGATGGTTATGAAAATACTTGTCGTGGGTGGCGGCGGAAGAGAACATGCAATAGTATCGGCATTATCCCGCAACAGCGATGCAGAGATATATTCGGTGATGTCAAAGAGAAATCCGGGTATAGAAAGTCTTTCGGAAAGAATTTTGATCGCAAAAGAGACGGACGTTTCGTCTGTAGTCCGGTTTGCCGAATCAGTCGGGGCTCAGTATGCGGTAATCGGACCCGAGGCACCGCTTGAGGCAGGCATTGCGGATTCCCTCGAAGAGAAAGGGATCGGGTGTTTCGGTCCGGGAAGAGCGGCCGCACGTCTTGAAACCGACAAGGGCTTCTGCAGGGAGATGATGGAGAAGCACGGTGTTGCCGGCTGTCCCCACTACAGGATATTTAAAAATACGGATGATGCATGCGATTTCGTCATGAATTATGACGGAGATCTTGCCATTAAACCCGTCGGCCTTACCGGGGGCAAGGGTGTAAAGATAATGGGGGAGCATTTCGATAAGGAAGGAGCCGTAGAATATATAAGAACCCTTTCCGGGGGCGTTGTTCTTGAAGAGCGCCTTATAGGTGAGGAATTTACCCTTATGGCCTTTGTCGACGGCAAAAATCTTGTCCCGATGCCTCTCGTCCAGGATCACAAGAGGGCGTTCAATGGTGATGTCGGACCCAACACCGGTGGCATGGGCTCATATTCGATGCCCGATCACATGCTGCCATTCGTCACCGGCGATGACTATCAACGTGCTCTTGAGATAATGAAGGACACGGTGGCGATGATGGCAGAAGAGGGGCATGTGTATAAGGGAATTTTATACGGCCAGTTCATGAATACATCCGAAGGCCCCAAGGTTATCGAATTCAATGCGAGATTCGGCGACCCCGAAGCGATGAACGTCCTGACACTGCTGTCCTCCGACTTCACGGAGATCGTGGAAGCTGTGGTGAACGGAACACTGGATGAATGTGACGTCACATTCAGGAAGATGGCGACTGTATGCAAGTACCTCGTTCCCGAAGGATACCCCGAGAACCCGACTGCCGGGGACCCCTTCTTCATTAAAGATCAGGGAGATGCCTACCTGTATTATGCAAATGTGCTTGAAGAGGACGGGCGCCTGTATACCCAGACTTCAAGGACTCTCGCCTTTGTCGGGATGGCCGAAACTCTGCAGGAGGCGGAAGTTATTGCAGAGAAGGCCGCCGGATCGGTCAGGGGCGCCGTAAGATACAGGAAGGATATCGGGACCGACGAAGTCCTCCAAAAGAGAATCGCACATATGAAGGAGATCAGATGAAAAAGGACATCCTGTCGATCCTGGATTTAAACAGCGAAGAACTTACCGGAGTACTTGCCCTTGCGGATAAGCTTAAGGGCGAGAGGAAGAACGGGATCTTCCCGGAGTACCTGTATAAAAAATCTGTCGGGCTGATATTCGAGAAGGCGTCTACCAGAACAAGAATCTCATTTGAAACCGGAATATTCGAACTCGGCGGCCACCCGCTGTTTTTGAATCCGAACGATATGCAGCTCGGAAGAGGCGAGACGATCTCCGATACGGCAAAAGTCCTTTCGAGATATCTTTCGGCGATAATGATGAGGTCGTACAGCCACAGGACTGTTGAAGAACTTGCCCTCCATTCGACGATACCTGTCATCAACGGCCTCTCGGACGAGGAGCATCCCTGCCAGATTCTTGCCGACATAATGACGATGCGGGAAAATTTCGGAAATAACCTGGAGGATCTTACGATCGCCTGGATCGGAGATGGAAATAATGTCTGCGACTCCCTGATGCTCTCGTCGGCCCTGACAGGATACAGGGTAAATGTAGCAAGTCCGCCTGCATACAGGCCGAAGGAGAAGTACATCGAACTGGCTGAAAAAGCGGGTGCCTATGTGAAATTTTTCGATAATCCCCGGGACGCCGTAAGCGGAGCGGATGTGATCTATACCGATACCTGGATCTCAATGGGTCGTGAGAATGAAAAAGAGGCTCGCGTTAATGCATTTAAAGGATACAGAGTGGACGAATCTCTCCTGGCCGGCTGTGACAGCGATTCGATTGTCTTCCACTGCCTTCCGGCTCACAGGGGAGAGGAGATCTCCGACGAAGTTATCGACGGCCCGATGAGCAGGGTCTGGGACCAGGCGGAAAACAGGCTTCACGCACAAAAGGCCCTTCTTGCAAAATTATTGGGCGACGATATCAGTCAATCAGTTTCATAAAATCGATTATCTTTTCTCCGTTGCCGGATCTTGATCCTTCAATATGAAGGATCATCTCTTCAATTATTTCATTATTCGATTTCGGTTTGTCCCCTGCGAGTATGCTTTCAAGGGCCCGCATCTGGAATATCTTGTGTTGCAGTCTTGAATCTTTATATCCTACAACCGCTACGAAGGAATTGCATTTTTTATCGAATGTAATCGAGAGGATATTATCGACGTTGATGTAGCTTCCTTCGAGAGACTTTATCCAGACCATGTTAAAAATATTCTGTAAAATTGTATATGATTTTTATTATCCGGATCTTCAGCTTTCGTCTTCACCGATGAATTTATTTAGTTCGGCCATCATGTAATCCTGCACCTGAATCGCGACATCTTTTTTGCACCTGAAGGCGAGAAGATTGCGGACATCCCCGTCCATGTTTGCATATTTTAACGGACGTTGGCGGGATACTACTTCGACATCGAATTTCTTCGAGATATCGACAATTATTGATCTCGGGACTCCCGGAGGTACGATTACATCATATAATTTTTCACTTGTTTCGGATTCGCTCATTAATATAACTCCATTACTTTCCTATCTTCATCCGGCGACTCATGATGCACGGCCCGCCCCTGACACCGCCGATCGGGTCTTTCGGTTTTCCGAGAGAGCACATGCAGCGGCCCATAAGGGCGGCTCCTCTTGCAAGACCATCATCGACAAAGATCACGTGCTTGAATGGATCTTCGAAAAATCCTCTATCTTCGATGCCGTTCATGATATAAGTCGGCTTGAAGCCGGAAATGGCCGCCCTTCCCGTAAAACCTATGGATGTATTGGGAAGGATAAGGCCTTTTTCATTTGCGACATCGATAAGACGAAGGGCCATCCCGGCGCAGACGTGATCGATGACCTGCGTCATCAGGCCGATGCCGTGTTTCTTATATATTTCTGCGCCGAGTGCCTTTAAATCCTCTTCTCCGCTGAAATCTTTACCGCAGTCGCACCCGATCATCGCAATTCCAGATTCCATGGCAAGGTCGGCGCATACCGGGACTTTACCGAATCTCGTTCTGTCGGGAGGAACGATCCTGATGTCTATAAGATCGTGAATCCTCTCTTCGTATTCGGATACGGTCTTCGTCTTCTTCAGCGATAACGAGGATTTGATGCTCTTATCCCCGAAGAGATCCAGTGCAGTTCCTGTTCCTTCCTTGACCTTGCCTGTGCCTCTTATAATCGCATCGGGAATTGCTCCTGCAAGGCCGCAGAAATTTCCGATCGTCTTTGCAAAGGGATAAGGATCGTCAGGGGATACATCGCTTGTTATCCTCCCGTCAAGTGTCGTTCCGAAGTCGATGGATACGCAGGGGTTTCTGAAATCGACAGGCGTCCATTTGGCTCCTTCCTTTATGCCCGCCATTGCAAGTTCGCCCTCCATCTCGTTTGCGACCATCTCGACACCTGAAGAGCCTATAGGGGGCGAAACACCGGCAACGGTTCCGCAGAATGTGAGTTTGTCCGCAAAACTGAACTCCCTGAGTTTCGGGGGAAGGTTCTCCTTGCTCATAGGAGGAGTCATCTTTTTAGGGGGAACGCCTGCCTCCAGGCAGCCATTTGCAAGTGCGATGACGAAATCGCCGACCTGCTCGGGTTTGTCCATCGCAGCAACAACGCCCGTACTTCTTACGACAAAGTCGAGATCCTCTTTCACGGACAGTTTCGCTTCCTTGTGGCATTGCAGCAGGGTATCCCTGACCAGTTCGGTTACGGATTCCCTTGATATCGGAGTTCCGACGAGTGTCTCTCCGAATACTTCTTCGCCAGGTCTGGGAGGCCTGACATCACGGCTCATGCTGACGGTTTTATTGATAATATATGTTCTGCCCGTCTCAAGGTTGGTCCCGGTCAGTATGCATTTTGTGGTGGTATTTCCCATTTCGACAGATGCGACAATAAAGTAGGGTTTCGTGAGATATTCGGGAACCCTCATCCCTGCCCCCTGCCCTACCACGGGGGGAGGGGGGCTTTCAACGATATTGGGAGTTTTTCTCTTGAAAGAAAAAAGTGCACACATATCTAATCGATTATTTTTTTCAGGATTAAATCTTTTGTTTTTTCCAAAAGGTTCTGATTTTCCTCTCAGAACTTCAGATTTACCGGTTTTTCAGGATATCATATCGGCAATATTTTGTCTGCCAGGGAATCTTTCCGGTCTGCCAGGGGAGAATATTGACGGTTCAGCAAATCAGGATTCCAACTCTATGCTGGAATTTTAATGACTAATTTTTATTTATATCATAATATATGAATTAACTTCCCGGTTAAATGACTGATTTTTTTTAATTATTTCATATAAATGCCACGTTCATGAAATACTATCTGAGTATTGCTGCCTGTGTTCGTCTCAAATTACGACTCACAATCAATACAGACCCAATCCCCCAGTAAACAGACACCATCGTTTCACCATTGGAAAATGCTTCAGGCAGCAGTACCGCAATAATATTTCCTGGAAGATTTTCCGTTCAATTTTCAGGATTTTTAAGAATCAAAGGTATTGAAAATGATAGAATTTAAAAATCTGGTCAAAACCTACGGTAAAATTAACGCCGTAGACAACCTCTCCGTCAAAATAGAGAAAGGAGAGGTATTTGGTCTTCTTGGCCCGAATGGTGCGGGAAAAAGTACTACTATCCTGATGCTGTGCGGGCTTATTCAGCCGACTTCGGGAGAATGCTATATCGACGGGACGGAAGTCTCAAGAAATCCCATCGAAGTTAAGAGAAGAATCGGCTATATGCCTGAAGATGTCGGATTTTATCCCAATCTTTCGGCCGAACAGAACCTGGAATTTTTCTCCAAGCTATACAATATTCCTGAAAAGGAGAGGAGGACAAGGACAGACGAACTCCTCGACCTTGTAGGATTATCCGGTGTCGAGAAGAAGGTCGGCGGGTACTCGAAGGGAATGCGCCAGCGGCTGGGGATCGCTAAGGCACTGATCAATGATCCCGATGTGGTAATTCTTGACGAACCGACGGCAAATCTCGATCCGCAGGGAGTTTCCGATTACCGCAAGATCATCAGGAATATTTCGGGCTCGGATAAGACAGTTCTCGTATCTTCGCATATTCTCTCGGAGGTCAGCAAAGTCTGTTCGAGGGTCGGGATCATGCAGAAGGGAAGGATAATAAAAGACGGGTCCTGGGACGAACTTGCAAGAAATTTGGATCTTCTCGGTCTGCCCGAGATAATTATCAATGTCGAGACCGCATCCGGGATGCCGGAACTTGTTCATGATGATATCATCAGGGTGGATTATTCCGGGGGGATGACCAAGGCGAAGATCATTGCTTCATGCGATATCAGGACCGACATAGGCAGGATCCTGATCGAGAACAGGATTGTTCCGAGAGAGATCGCACTGGATGCCATAACAATGGAAGATGCCGTCCTTTCGTACTACAACGAGGTGAACAGCTGATATGAAATCCGTTGGACTTTTTGCAATAACTGAAAAGGAATTCCAGGATCATACCCACAGCAGAAAATTTCTGATGTTCCTTTCGATCATCCTCGTCGTAACAATCATAGGGATGGCTTCCGGTTCCGTCGATTATAACCAGCAGATAGACAGCTACAATGATGAGATGAGTGTGGTAGATGAGGATTCGGAGATGGTTTCGTACTGGTACAAGCCGTCGATAATGACGATCTTCAACAGTGTAGGGGCTCTTCTTGCGTCTCTGGGCGCTATACTCGGAATCGCAATGGGATTCGATCTGATTACAAGGGAGAAGGAGAGTAAATCGCTTAAAATTTTGTTGTCTCACCCGATATACCGCGATGAAGTCATTAACGGAAAAGCTGCAGGGGGTATTCTCGCATTGCTGCTCGCCTTGTTCGTCACTTTTATTATCGGAGCAGGCATCATGCTGATCTTCGGTATAGTGCCTTCGGTCGATGATTTCATATACATAGTGTTCTTCGGCCTCGCAGCATTTCTGATGATCTTTTCATACTTCGCAATCTCAATGTTCATGTCCACGGTTGCAGAGGACAGCGGCAATTCTCTTGTTTATACTCTGATCATCTTCGTCTTCCTGTCGAGTCTCCTGCCGGTTTTTGTCTGGAGTTCGACGACCGACCTTATCGTCGGACCTGCGCCCGAATACCCGGAAGGATTAGTTGACTTCAACTATGGTGCGGGGGGAACGGCGGTTACGATGACCATAGCCAAGGAAGAATCCGATACCAGTGATGGAGTTACGGATATAACGGAAGATGAGGCCTGGCAGAAATACATGGAGGAGATGGAGGAATACTGGGGTAAAAGAGAGATGATATCAGGCTTCGTCAACCTTCTTTCGCCGACTAACAACTTCCAGGATATCATGAATACACTGACATATTCGAGCAACGGCCTTGACGACCTCCTGAGATCTTCCTATTCTCCTGCGGATGAAGAGAGTACCGGTGTTATGGATGTTCTCGGGAAGCTCTTGTGGAACTTCGTTGCCCTGATTGCAATCCCGGCGGTATTCTTCGGGGCGGCATATATCCGTTTCATGAGGCTTGACGTGAGGTGAAAATGACAGGAATTATTAAAAAAATGCTGAACTGTTTATTGATATCGGCATTTTTAATCCTGCTTCTCTTACCGCAGGGGGTTCTTGCATCAGGAAATGCAACTCCCAATGTAGAGATTACATGCAATTTTCCCGGGAGGATCGTTGAAGCCGGCGAAACAGTAAAGTTCGACCTGAAAATTAAGAACAACTACGGCACATACCCCAAGATGCTCGATGTGGATACGTTTAAAGGGGAAAATGACTGGAAGTTTGCTTTTTATTCGGGGGAAAACAAAGTAGACCGTGTTTTAATGGGAAAAGGGGAGGAGTTAACAGTCACCCTGGAGGTCGATACGGCAGGTGACACTCCTGTCGATACATATCCGATAAGAATCCGGATCGACGACGCAAGGCTGTGGATTTATATCAAAATCGAAAAAACACATGCCGGAGAGTCTGGCGTTCTTAAGGTTACGGTTGTCGACGAACAGGGGGAAAATATCAAAGGTGCCGTTGTACAGATAGTCGATGAAAGAAGGCATAACATCGTAAAAGAGGTCCTTACAACAGCAGACGGGCAGATCAGGACCGAAGTCGAACAGGGGGACTATATTCTTAATATCGAAAGCAGCGGTTATATCGGTTCTCAAAAGGACGATATAGTGATAAAAAGCGGCTATACCACCGATGCCGGGACAATAATGCTAGAGAAGAAAAACTACGGGCTGACCATAGACGTTAAATCCCCACTTGTGACGGCAACCATCGGAAACAAACCGGTATATGAAATTCTGTTATCGAATGTCGGAAAGAGCGACGATATATTTGATCTCAGCGTCGAAGACCTTCCTGCAGGCTGGTACGGCAGGTATAAACTTGCAGCGGATTCGACCGAGAGCGCATCGAGTCTCTATATCGATGCAGGTTCCGAAAAAACCGTCTTCCTCGAGATCATTCCCCCTTATTCCGTAGAGAAGGGAGATTACTCCTTCAATATCTCTGTAAATTCGTCAGATTACAGTTATAAAGAAAAGCTCGAGGCAAAGATTACAGGCAGCAGCAACATGGTGGTATTTTCGGAAAAATACCGTTATGAAGTAACGAAAGGTGACACCGCGGATCTTTCGATGACGATATCGAACAAGGGAAGCGGCGAAGCGCTGACCAATGTAAGAGTCGAAGTCTCGGCACCTGACGGATGGAACGTACGGACTACACCTACAACAATACCGTCTATCCAGCCAGGTGAAAAGGCGACGGTTAACCTTAAAGTGACTCCGCCGGCCAACATAGCCGCATCGGATTACAAGATCTCAGTTAAAGTAATCTCCGACCAGGAGGAAGATACCGAGGAGATTAAGATTATCGTGAGCGAGAGTTCGCTCGTCGGAATATTCGGCGTGCTGCTTCTTGCGGGAGCGTGTTTCGGGGTATATTATTATTTCAGGAAGCACGAGAGAAGATAGAATTATTCTTTCGGAACCAAATTTTTTTGGCTCTTCGCTGTTTCATGTGGGTAAATAATTTCGGGACAGCAAACAATTACCGAAATTGCTTTGCATTTTCTCGTCCTCACATGTGTTCGGATATTACATACATGGCACTGTCGTGTTGCTCACATACCTTACTATACCTTGCTCGGGCAACCCCGGCACCGGCGGTCAGGTCCGCCGGACGGCCCCTACCCAGGGGCATTGCCTTAAGATAGCCCTCTCATGGCACGCTCAGGGGACCGGCAAGGGTCCCCTAAGCTGTTGAATTTGTTTTTTTGACATATTCCATACGCATTATGAGCCTACCGCGTTTTTCCGCTCAGGGGATACTCGTCTATCCCCTGAGCGGCATATCATGATGAGAGGCCCCGAGGTCGGGGCCGATCCGCGAGCCTGCTGTGCGGCTCACGGCGAGGGGTTGCCAATGACGTGATCGAGAGATACCTTTTCCAGGTCGCTTGACTCATCAGTTTTAATATATATTGATGATGTCAAATTATTTCGGGATACTACAATTCATCTCTTTTCTACAATGAAAACCAGATGGCAGTTTTTTGGAGTATGGCCCTCCTGTCTATTGAGTCTATTTTGTCTATTAGAATGTATGGCTGAAAACCCATAATCCGGGCTTATTTCGCTCTTTTCTATGCGTGTTTTTGAGGTCAAAATAAATATCGCCAATTTGTGGACTTTTAGCCGGTTAAAGGCCGGATCGTATCGATATAGCGGCACGTATTTACCCTGTTTTTTTCAGACGATATTTATACCCTGCAGGCAGGAGATCGTGGAATACAGGGCTTCTGTGTGGATGTTGAAAATCAGGGTTTTCGCAGAATTTCGGGTTTATTTAAGTTTTACTTTACAATCCGGTGATCTTTAAAAGAACCGGCCGCAGGGAAAATACGGAGGAACTGTATATCCCTCTTCACAGTTTTACTGAAATCTCTTTCAAATCCTTCTGGAAACTTTTAATATCAGGATATCTTTGTTCCGGGTCTCTCTTAAGACATCTCATAATAATCCTGTCAAGATCGGCATAAGAAGCATCGCCAAGGATCTCCGAGACCGGAACGATACTGTCTTTATCCTCGCCCGAGAGCATCTCCTCGATTATATCCACCTTAAAGGGCTTTTCACCGGTAAGGAGTTCATAAAAGAGCACTCCGGTCTGGTAGATATCGGTCCTGGTTCCGGGTTTTCCGAATCTTGAAGGGAACAGCTGTTCCGGTGCAGCATAGACAAGAGAGAATCCTATGTTCGAAGACTCGAAGTTGTCTGCAATCGTTTTGCTGAGGCCCCAGTCGGTGATCTTCGGGGTGTCCTTGTCATCAAGAAGTATATTGTTGGGTTTTATATCGTGATGGACGATTCCCATTGCATGAGCATATTCCAGGCCTTCGGCAATGCCGGTGATGATGGAGAGTGTCTTTTGTACCGGCAGAGGAAACGCAAGAGACGCGAGGTTCCTGTTGAGGTATTCCATTTCGATATATGGCGCAGGGAAGATATTTGCCGAATAGATCTCGACGATGTTCTCATGCTTCAGTGTCTTCCATACCGAGATCTCCCTGATGAACGATTTTCCTGCAATCTCATCCCTGGATATCGGGATTTTGAGTGCAACAATCTTCCTGTCGCTTTCTCTTTCTGCCCTGAAAACGATCGCTGCTCCGCCGGTCCCTGCTATGGAAATATTTCCGTATTTCTCGTAAAGTTCGCGGGGGAATAATGAAATATACTGCCTGTCCCGGTCTTCTTTGTTATATAGGGTTTTCTCATTTTCAGGAGATTTATTTTCAGCCTGCGGAAGCCGGGACGACCAGAGTCTGGAGACTGCCATAAGCACCAGTGACAGCAGCAGCAGTGTCGGTATGAATATGACGATCATCCCGAACAATCCCTGATTGCCGGATAATAAACACTCGAAATAAAATAAAAATGAGATTAACAGCACGATGCAGTGCACATGACCGGTATATCCCTTCCGCCCGTATCTCATGATTATAATCGAAAGCATGAGAGAGGATGCACCGGTATAGACAAGCGATGCAATAAGTCCGAGATACACAAACAGCCCGTTTTCATAATAGGCAAACATGCTGTATGAGGTGGAGATCATATGAGCGGTGAGAAGGGACAGCAGAACGAAAATTGCGAAATGACCTGCCGCGATAAGATTTCTCTCAAAAGGTTCGGGTTTGCCTGCCTGATCCGGTTTCTGCTTCGCAGGAATAATGGAGAGAATTCCCGATACGATCAGCGATATTATCAGGAAAAACAGAAATGCATCCATCTCGTCGGAATACCAGAGATCGTAGGATATTGTATTCAGCGGAGATGTATCTTCAGCAAATTGCGGGTAATCGCCCGAATAAACGGTGACAATACTAAAATTCCCCGAACCATTGTTATTTATTCCATCTAGAAAAGGATTTTCAAAGATGATCATGCTGCCCCGATCGGACCCGATATGAACCACGGTACTATTGTAATCATCCGGAAGTAATTCATCCGGTGATACGATAGTGACGGTTAAAGTGCCGTTTGTGCTGTCATTTACCGGATATTCAAATTCTGCATCTACAGGCGAAATTACGAGAAAAAAGACAAATAACAAAAATAGTGCAAGGCATTTTTTTCTCAATCCGTTCACCTTTACATAAATTATTTCTTTTTTATAGGTTATATGACCGTCAGTCCATATGAAAAATCAGTCTTGCACGTGTCTGTCCCCTGCCGAGATCGATAATATCCCCGTCGGAGAGGATTATTGATTCTCCCTTTATTACAGGCTTATAATTGATATAAGAACCGTTGGTGCTCCCCGGGTCTGAGAATATATACTGCGTACCGTGTCTTTGAATCTCCGCATGTACTCCGCTTATTCTCGTAACCGAAAGATATGACCCGGAGAGTATTACGGAACATTTGTCTTCTTCAAAAATCCGGTTCCCGGTCGTCCTGCCGATCTTTGTAACC from Methanolacinia petrolearia DSM 11571 encodes:
- a CDS encoding serine/threonine protein kinase, which produces MRKKCLALFLLFVFFLVISPVDAEFEYPVNDSTNGTLTVTIVSPDELLPDDYNSTVVHIGSDRGSMIIFENPFLDGINNNGSGNFSIVTVYSGDYPQFAEDTSPLNTISYDLWYSDEMDAFLFFLIISLIVSGILSIIPAKQKPDQAGKPEPFERNLIAAGHFAIFVLLSLLTAHMISTSYSMFAYYENGLFVYLGLIASLVYTGASSLMLSIIIMRYGRKGYTGHVHCIVLLISFLFYFECLLSGNQGLFGMIVIFIPTLLLLSLVLMAVSRLWSSRLPQAENKSPENEKTLYNKEDRDRQYISLFPRELYEKYGNISIAGTGGAAIVFRAERESDRKIVALKIPISRDEIAGKSFIREISVWKTLKHENIVEIYSANIFPAPYIEMEYLNRNLASLAFPLPVQKTLSIITGIAEGLEYAHAMGIVHHDIKPNNILLDDKDTPKITDWGLSKTIADNFESSNIGFSLVYAAPEQLFPSRFGKPGTRTDIYQTGVLFYELLTGEKPFKVDIIEEMLSGEDKDSIVPVSEILGDASYADLDRIIMRCLKRDPEQRYPDIKSFQKDLKEISVKL